The Nostoc sp. 'Lobaria pulmonaria (5183) cyanobiont' genome window below encodes:
- a CDS encoding transposase, translating into MLGLFLAADGKPLPHYSKSKSESALSRFLNTYKWPTRKLIRHLRQQAIEQVNSHCPLGRKAFLQVIIDLTTLEKCGQFKAFKNLITVYNGKRGLHIVVLYLVVGQWRIPWNFRVWRGKGTASPSQIALRMVRHLPKDLTKRFRVKILADTAFGTKDFINNLRKLKYHAVIGIGCNRKLVNGYPVKLLHRRGQQVRLVGLDFPVTLSWYYFKRDNGQFVKRYVISTQPLKASTISWWGKRRWKIEGWFKTAKYRFGLDRFGQGTLLGIYRWLVLSITAYLLAYWTYLSSCFPDSLDWGQAAFLALSTFLPHLVLSLLLLDIERLRPLALSHGIDITISRCKI; encoded by the coding sequence ATGTTAGGGCTGTTTCTAGCAGCAGACGGAAAACCTTTGCCACACTACAGTAAATCCAAATCTGAAAGTGCTTTAAGTAGATTTTTGAATACCTATAAATGGCCTACTCGCAAGCTAATTCGCCATCTTCGCCAACAGGCAATTGAGCAAGTTAACAGTCATTGTCCATTGGGAAGAAAAGCGTTTCTACAAGTAATAATTGACCTGACAACTTTAGAGAAATGTGGTCAATTTAAAGCATTTAAAAATCTAATAACCGTTTACAACGGGAAACGAGGCTTGCATATAGTAGTTTTATATTTGGTAGTTGGACAATGGCGTATACCCTGGAATTTTCGTGTCTGGAGAGGTAAAGGGACGGCTAGTCCGTCTCAAATAGCATTACGAATGGTACGTCATTTACCCAAAGATTTAACCAAACGATTTCGGGTAAAAATTCTCGCTGATACTGCTTTTGGTACTAAGGATTTTATCAACAATCTTCGGAAACTAAAATATCATGCTGTTATTGGTATTGGTTGTAATCGCAAGTTGGTTAATGGTTATCCAGTTAAACTTCTACATCGTCGAGGACAACAAGTCCGACTTGTTGGATTAGATTTCCCTGTTACTCTTTCTTGGTATTACTTCAAACGCGATAATGGTCAGTTTGTTAAAAGATATGTTATCTCTACACAACCTCTTAAAGCCAGTACTATTTCCTGGTGGGGTAAACGCCGTTGGAAAATTGAAGGTTGGTTTAAAACTGCTAAATATCGCTTTGGTTTAGATAGATTTGGACAAGGTACTCTTTTAGGAATTTATCGTTGGTTAGTCTTGTCTATTACTGCCTATTTATTAGCATATTGGACGTATCTTTCATCCTGTTTCCCTGATTCTTTAGACTGGGGTCAAGCTGCTTTCCTTGCACTATCTACTTTTTTACCTCATTTAGTCTTGTCTTTATTGCTACTAGACATTGAACGGCTTCGGCCCTTAGCACTTAGTCATGGAATTGACATTACTATTTCCAGGTGCAAGATATGA
- a CDS encoding DUF5131 family protein, whose product MSVSSTIEWTEATWNPTTGCHKISPGCHNCYAERFAERWRGVAGHPYEQGFDVKTWNERLRMPLSWKKPRLIFVNSMSDLFLDDISEEFIKDVFHVMKEASWHQFQVLTKRPQRMLKIANCIKEWPPNVWAGVSIESQAWLWRSEILKEIPAKTRFLSCEPLLGSLTLCLDDLHWIIVGGESGVGARPMNIEWVRDIREQCIQANVPFFFKQWGGVQKKKYGRELDGRTWDSFPENVADTSTKQVSVLK is encoded by the coding sequence ATGTCAGTATCTTCAACAATAGAATGGACAGAAGCTACATGGAATCCTACCACTGGCTGTCATAAAATTAGTCCTGGTTGTCACAATTGTTATGCAGAACGTTTTGCAGAACGGTGGCGAGGTGTTGCTGGTCATCCCTACGAACAAGGTTTTGATGTAAAAACTTGGAATGAAAGACTAAGAATGCCTCTTTCATGGAAAAAACCTCGGCTAATTTTTGTTAATTCTATGAGTGATTTATTCCTTGATGATATTTCAGAAGAATTTATTAAGGATGTCTTTCATGTTATGAAAGAAGCTAGTTGGCATCAGTTTCAGGTATTAACTAAACGTCCACAAAGGATGCTTAAAATAGCTAACTGCATAAAAGAGTGGCCTCCTAATGTTTGGGCTGGAGTAAGTATTGAATCTCAAGCTTGGCTATGGAGAAGTGAAATTTTAAAAGAGATTCCTGCAAAAACTAGATTTTTATCTTGTGAGCCTCTTTTAGGTTCTTTAACGCTGTGTTTAGATGATCTACATTGGATTATTGTTGGTGGAGAATCTGGTGTAGGTGCTCGTCCTATGAACATTGAATGGGTAAGAGATATTAGAGAGCAGTGTATCCAAGCTAATGTGCCATTTTTCTTTAAACAATGGGGAGGCGTTCAAAAGAAAAAATATGGCAGAGAACTTGATGGAAGAACTTGGGATAGTTTTCCAGAAAATGTAGCTGATACAAGCACTAAACAAGTATCAGTTTTAAAATAA
- a CDS encoding molecular chaperone, with the protein MNPFQLNKYSDREPSEKQQKRFPGWFALDFGTSNSTVTLFDPIEVPIAEILPKEQEMRLRDRLSQWLSSPASVALPDVSADDWEKFIVEISKNLEIEPRRLSEVFESDNKERFLEAIRQIELSLGNSERFRRAVSKKLYQIYHEVFRVPTLESQNLIPVVLDIDRRDTEIPSESEISHLGDLKLRMGREARDNRKKAIAQGTSGSLKEIISRFHHSPKRYFGQERSFSIILDGEEETITANQLIQSAWAHLIELTEDYRQHARRRFSEGDFLTAVVTYPTVAPPVVRKEVRELVEQLGIDDVQTAYDEAVSVAIFFLWREFGGNLNIGIESFKTRCRQVGNKWSQNVLVLDIGGGTTDLALIELTLEDKTPAFADYEERGLGGRYYKLTPKLLGSSGHLQLGGELITLRILRLLKVAIADFLLTAVTIGDLENEKLEDLINSELNERFLEQGKFKTGSLLKCLDRENPEGDIAYKDALDTAEKVLPTRWQQAPQRLQSFYILWEHAEAAKLKLGQKSTADNSLLTFTLSEQQISELLTQSAIKLQVKDPNNICVTLDNQQFERAAASGIKEAIGIAKGLMESRLRRDDLTKDSWNSQKVDWLILSGKTCNLDIVQRQIYQEFSKSPYFVWNPERITFVLEFTKLATSAGACYAEKLRRLRFDPEESKSLLRKGANQLEIDVKNLFYYLPCNFKRKTQSNDLLTIFKAGQELYQLAPGETVAKVRTHWQGIQLTNIIYRQDYEEGDLRLWGSFDGKNLMNQLEIPEVEFLKKIKVQFEIDQTLEFNVLLCQGNPHYLIDISGIDLESVVSETSALFADGQLNWNIAVEGFNKDLNDGDIAVNVIESATVDQPDAYHLVFEVGNDGSKTFHKFHYLRDGVTQPGIGLISNPLPPFPQTGQHTFYVYQTDAETNSKKWIRIGALSKPDVTTDYPCQYRVTLDDRGILRMHAGEVPYWTSQNQECLMQEGCVYRAELELQPNEVDKERDPFCGIH; encoded by the coding sequence ATGAACCCTTTTCAACTCAACAAATATAGCGATCGAGAACCAAGTGAGAAACAACAAAAAAGATTTCCGGGATGGTTTGCTTTAGATTTTGGCACGTCGAACTCTACAGTTACACTCTTCGATCCAATTGAAGTACCGATCGCAGAAATTTTACCCAAAGAACAAGAAATGCGGTTGCGCGATCGCTTATCACAATGGTTAAGTTCTCCCGCCTCAGTCGCTTTACCAGATGTCAGCGCTGATGATTGGGAAAAGTTCATCGTAGAAATTAGCAAAAATCTGGAGATAGAACCAAGAAGATTGAGTGAAGTATTTGAAAGTGATAATAAAGAGCGATTTTTAGAAGCAATTCGCCAAATTGAACTTTCTTTAGGAAACAGCGAGAGATTCCGCCGGGCTGTCAGCAAAAAACTTTACCAAATTTATCATGAGGTGTTCCGCGTCCCTACCCTAGAGTCGCAAAATCTGATCCCAGTTGTGCTGGATATCGATCGCCGCGATACGGAAATTCCCAGCGAGTCGGAAATTTCCCACTTAGGGGATTTAAAACTGCGGATGGGAAGGGAAGCTAGAGATAACAGAAAAAAAGCGATCGCTCAAGGTACAAGCGGTTCTTTAAAGGAAATTATCAGCAGGTTTCACCATTCACCTAAACGCTATTTTGGTCAGGAGCGATCGTTTTCTATTATTTTGGATGGCGAAGAAGAAACAATTACCGCCAACCAACTGATCCAATCTGCTTGGGCGCATTTAATCGAGTTAACTGAAGACTACCGCCAACACGCACGACGCAGGTTTTCTGAAGGAGATTTTTTAACAGCAGTTGTCACCTACCCAACAGTCGCCCCACCAGTTGTTCGCAAGGAAGTTAGAGAATTGGTTGAGCAGTTAGGAATCGATGATGTGCAAACTGCTTATGATGAAGCCGTTTCTGTGGCAATATTCTTTTTATGGCGAGAATTTGGCGGTAATCTCAACATTGGGATTGAGTCATTCAAAACCCGTTGTCGCCAAGTAGGAAACAAATGGTCACAAAATGTCCTCGTCTTGGATATTGGCGGCGGAACCACAGACTTAGCTTTAATTGAACTGACTTTGGAAGACAAAACCCCAGCTTTTGCTGATTATGAAGAACGTGGTTTAGGAGGACGTTATTATAAACTTACCCCCAAACTCTTAGGTTCATCTGGTCATTTACAGTTAGGCGGGGAGTTAATTACACTGCGAATATTGAGATTATTAAAAGTTGCGATCGCAGACTTTTTGTTGACAGCAGTAACAATCGGCGATCTAGAAAACGAAAAGCTAGAAGATTTAATTAACTCAGAATTAAACGAGCGCTTTTTAGAACAAGGCAAATTTAAAACTGGCAGTCTTTTAAAATGTCTGGATAGAGAGAATCCAGAAGGCGATATTGCTTACAAAGATGCCCTAGATACTGCCGAGAAAGTATTGCCGACTCGTTGGCAACAAGCACCTCAACGTCTGCAATCTTTTTATATTCTCTGGGAACATGCAGAAGCAGCTAAACTTAAACTGGGGCAAAAGTCAACAGCAGATAATTCTCTATTAACCTTCACACTTTCTGAGCAGCAAATTTCCGAATTGCTCACCCAAAGCGCCATTAAATTGCAAGTCAAAGATCCAAATAACATCTGCGTCACCTTAGATAACCAGCAATTTGAACGAGCCGCCGCTTCGGGAATTAAAGAAGCGATCGGGATTGCCAAAGGATTAATGGAAAGTCGTTTGCGTCGCGATGATCTCACCAAAGATTCTTGGAATTCCCAAAAAGTTGATTGGTTAATTTTGTCTGGTAAAACTTGTAATTTAGACATAGTGCAGCGCCAAATTTATCAAGAATTTAGTAAGTCTCCATATTTTGTCTGGAATCCAGAACGGATTACCTTTGTGTTGGAATTTACCAAGCTAGCCACCTCCGCCGGTGCTTGCTATGCCGAAAAGCTACGAAGATTGAGATTCGATCCAGAAGAGTCTAAAAGCTTGCTGCGTAAGGGAGCCAACCAGCTAGAAATTGATGTTAAAAACCTGTTTTATTATTTACCCTGCAACTTCAAACGCAAAACCCAAAGCAACGATTTACTAACTATATTCAAAGCTGGACAAGAACTCTATCAACTCGCACCTGGGGAAACTGTTGCTAAAGTTCGTACTCACTGGCAAGGCATACAATTGACTAATATTATCTACCGTCAGGATTACGAAGAAGGAGATTTACGACTTTGGGGAAGCTTTGACGGTAAAAACCTGATGAATCAACTGGAAATACCAGAAGTAGAATTTCTGAAAAAAATCAAAGTCCAGTTTGAGATTGACCAAACCCTCGAATTTAACGTATTGCTTTGTCAAGGAAATCCCCATTATTTGATTGATATTTCTGGTATCGATTTAGAATCGGTAGTTTCAGAAACTTCAGCGCTATTTGCTGATGGTCAATTAAACTGGAATATTGCTGTAGAAGGCTTCAATAAAGATTTAAATGATGGTGATATTGCCGTTAATGTTATTGAGTCAGCAACTGTCGATCAACCAGATGCCTATCATCTTGTATTTGAAGTCGGAAATGATGGTAGTAAAACGTTTCATAAATTTCACTATTTACGCGATGGGGTGACGCAACCAGGAATTGGCTTAATTAGTAATCCTTTACCTCCCTTTCCGCAAACTGGACAGCACACTTTCTATGTTTATCAAACAGATGCTGAAACCAACAGCAAAAAATGGATACGAATTGGCGCACTCAGTAAACCAGATGTAACCACAGATTACCCTTGCCAATATCGTGTAACTCTCGACGATCGAGGTATTCTAAGGATGCACGCTGGCGAAGTGCCTTACTGGACATCACAAAATCAAGAATGCTTGATGCAAGAAGGATGCGTTTATCGTGCTGAATTAGAGTTGCAACCTAATGAAGTTGATAAAGAACGTGATCCCTTTTGCGGCATACATTAA
- a CDS encoding high light inducible protein, translated as MANVKKTTPSVSEDPNALRWGFTPQSENWNGRFAMIGFLSAVALEVFSGQGILHFWGIL; from the coding sequence ATGGCAAATGTTAAGAAGACTACGCCTTCGGTTTCAGAAGATCCTAATGCTTTGCGCTGGGGCTTCACTCCTCAGAGCGAAAACTGGAATGGTCGTTTTGCAATGATTGGTTTTTTATCTGCTGTTGCGCTTGAAGTGTTTTCTGGTCAAGGGATTTTACACTTCTGGGGCATCCTTTAG
- the tcmP gene encoding three-Cys-motif partner protein TcmP, whose product MSVKQLSLFDQQPEDLNKFFARKRPWSAAKHRIMLKYIQAHCYNLGGSKSYQSMYINYVDGFAGAGKYDEGIGIENFVDQSKFWQRYNTELLDTDGSPLIALKCAKIFGLEERVTLRCFFTEEDKDLNQELKSNCNLIGEGLSYKVYDPQRFDKALTQIMNELDKYPTLFFLDAFGVKGVTFEQICSIADYVSKYKGELFLLFHNRAVARHAGLYKTSYKNYKDQKTAETYTQNLTNLLGHNSDLDWKRKWLECQDQEQKQKFERWALDYFKSRLQKESSFKGVASFEIKETYNDSRPQYNIVVGSNHPRKAFGEFLNEFFCEENRLLFFEDDKTGKNHKFMTQSWKRENDERVEIIRPEIIEILRRNNQDWITLKDLISLIILKIGKLGYLSRPKYREILLEFHKKNIIEAKELGAKGNLTLDNYVRAVQ is encoded by the coding sequence ATGTCAGTAAAACAATTATCTCTATTTGATCAGCAACCAGAAGATTTAAATAAATTTTTTGCTCGTAAAAGACCCTGGTCAGCAGCAAAACATAGGATAATGCTGAAATATATACAGGCTCATTGCTATAATTTGGGCGGCAGCAAATCCTATCAATCTATGTATATTAACTATGTTGATGGTTTTGCAGGAGCAGGCAAATATGATGAAGGTATTGGTATTGAAAACTTTGTAGATCAATCGAAGTTTTGGCAGAGATATAACACTGAACTTTTGGATACTGACGGTTCGCCTTTGATAGCTCTTAAATGTGCTAAGATATTCGGTCTTGAAGAACGTGTTACTTTAAGATGTTTTTTTACTGAGGAAGATAAAGACCTTAACCAAGAACTTAAGAGTAATTGTAATTTAATAGGTGAAGGATTGTCCTATAAAGTTTATGACCCTCAAAGATTTGACAAAGCGTTGACTCAAATCATGAATGAATTGGACAAATACCCAACGTTATTTTTTCTAGATGCCTTTGGAGTTAAGGGAGTAACTTTTGAGCAAATATGTTCTATTGCCGATTACGTCAGTAAATATAAAGGAGAATTATTTTTACTGTTTCATAACCGCGCAGTAGCCCGTCATGCAGGTTTATATAAAACAAGCTATAAAAATTACAAAGATCAGAAAACTGCCGAAACATATACACAAAATTTAACTAACTTATTAGGTCATAATTCTGATTTAGACTGGAAACGCAAGTGGCTAGAATGCCAAGATCAAGAGCAAAAACAAAAATTTGAAAGGTGGGCGCTTGATTACTTTAAGTCTAGGCTTCAAAAAGAAAGTAGTTTTAAAGGAGTGGCTAGTTTTGAAATAAAGGAGACATACAATGATTCTAGACCGCAGTACAATATTGTAGTTGGTAGCAACCATCCAAGGAAAGCTTTTGGTGAATTTTTAAACGAATTTTTTTGTGAAGAAAATAGGTTACTTTTCTTTGAAGATGACAAAACTGGAAAAAATCATAAATTTATGACTCAATCATGGAAGCGCGAAAATGATGAGCGAGTTGAAATAATTAGACCTGAAATTATTGAAATTTTACGAAGGAATAATCAAGATTGGATAACTTTGAAAGACTTAATAAGTCTTATTATTCTTAAAATTGGTAAACTAGGTTATTTAAGTAGACCTAAGTATAGAGAAATTTTACTGGAGTTTCATAAAAAAAATATCATAGAAGCTAAAGAATTGGGCGCAAAAGGTAATTTAACTTTGGATAATTACGTCAGAGCAGTACAATAA